The DNA sequence AGTGGCTCATAGATTGCAGCTGCCCTTATACGGGGTGAATATGCCTCTGCATTTTCTATTACATTTTGAGTCTTCCGAATTCCAGACCTATATAGATTCTTATCATGGTGGTGTGATGTTAGATCGTTCTACCTGCATTCGTTTTCTAAAAGCGAATGGATTCCAGGCACACGAAAGATATTTCACTCATGCAAGCAGTCTGACAATTCTCAAAAGAATGTTCCGTAACCTGATCCATATCTACCGCAAAAAAGAGGACAGAGATATGGAAAAGATCCTTTCCCGTCATCTTCTCGCCCTGGACAATAAGTGGAAACCTTGACCTAAATTGGTCTGGAACTTCTCTCCTAACGTTCTTTACTGCTTGAGCCAAAAATTCGTTTCTAAATACTGTCGTAACAGGAAACCCGCGTGAAAGCAAAAGGATTGAAGGATCTCTTAGTCCGTAAGTTCGATAAAAAACTAAAAGATATCATAGACGAAGATCTACGCATTCTGGCAGAGATCAAAGAATACACGATCCGTTCTGGTGGAAAGAGGATACGTCCAATTCTACATTATTGCCTTTGTAAAATCCTAGGCTATAAGGGAGATAAATACTCAGATGTTGGTGCAATCGCGGAGTTGATCCATGCTGCCAGCCTACTTCATGACGATGTGGTAGATGAGGCTCAGACCAGAAGAGGGATGCCAAGTGTTCCTTCTAAATTCGGGAACAAAACTTCTATTCTGGCGGGAGATTATCTTCTCGCATGCGGGATTGACCATCTAAACAGTTTAGGTTCTCCAGATCTGATGGACCTGTTCACTACTGTGATCAAAGATCTTTCCGTCAGTGAGCTCATTCAAATGGAATGGGAAAAAAATCCCAAAATTACATTAGATATCTATAATAAAGTCGTATATGGGAAAACTGCATCTCTATTTGGAGCGGTGTCCGAAGCGGCAGGGATTTTGGCAGAAGTTCCTAAAAAGACCAGAAAAAAACTACATGAGTTTGGGATCCGCCTAGGTTCTTTATTCCAAAAACAAGACGATGCGATCGATTATTTCCAAGCCGGCGACCAAACCGGGAAAATCCCTCTAAAAGATTTCCGTAACGGTTTATATACGTATCCTATCTTAAAGTTGCTGGAAATTGCGGACAAGAATGATAAAAAGCTGGCTCATTCTTTATTCTCTAAAGAAGAAAGAAATTCAGATGATGATCTGGTTATTCTTTCCTTATTAAACAGATATAATATTCGAAAAAATTTGAATGAAGAATTTGTGGCAGATGTAGAAGGCTTATTAAGTTTCTTGAAATCTTATCCTGAGTCTAACGAAGGAAATCTTGTTAAAGAACAATTCCGCAAATTGATGGAAGTCTGATTCTTTTATGAAAGGGATAGAAGGCGAAAGAGTCTCTCTCGCCTTCCTTAGCACATAAATAATTATTTTTTGCCGGGTTTTACTTGGACTTTGGAAACTTCTTCCAAGAATTTTTTGATATTCGCTTTTGCAGAATTTTCGTTTGCCAATCTCATTCTTTTCACACCGATGATTGCGTCTCCAACGGTTGCGTCACCGGACTCGTCGATCAAGAACTCCTTAATTACGTCTGCACCTTTTGAAAGAGTATATTTGATTTT is a window from the Leptospira andrefontaineae genome containing:
- a CDS encoding polyprenyl synthetase family protein yields the protein MKAKGLKDLLVRKFDKKLKDIIDEDLRILAEIKEYTIRSGGKRIRPILHYCLCKILGYKGDKYSDVGAIAELIHAASLLHDDVVDEAQTRRGMPSVPSKFGNKTSILAGDYLLACGIDHLNSLGSPDLMDLFTTVIKDLSVSELIQMEWEKNPKITLDIYNKVVYGKTASLFGAVSEAAGILAEVPKKTRKKLHEFGIRLGSLFQKQDDAIDYFQAGDQTGKIPLKDFRNGLYTYPILKLLEIADKNDKKLAHSLFSKEERNSDDDLVILSLLNRYNIRKNLNEEFVADVEGLLSFLKSYPESNEGNLVKEQFRKLMEV